One stretch of Rhinolophus ferrumequinum isolate MPI-CBG mRhiFer1 chromosome 3, mRhiFer1_v1.p, whole genome shotgun sequence DNA includes these proteins:
- the SNRPC gene encoding U1 small nuclear ribonucleoprotein C isoform X1 produces the protein MPKFYCDYCDTYLTHDSPSVRKTHCSGRKHKENVKDYYQKWMEEQAQSLIDKTTAAFQQGKIPPTPFSAPPPAGAMIPPPPSLPGPPRPGMMPAPHMGGPPMMPMMGPPPPGMMPVGPGSQHGPPAHLSYSSEQTLSAPGMRPPMGGHMPMMPGPPMMRPPARPMMVPTRPGMTRPDR, from the exons ATGCCTAA GTTTTATTGTGACTACTGCGATACATATCTCACTCATGACTCT CCATCTGTGAGAAAGACACACTGCAGTGGtaggaaacacaaagagaatgTGAAAGACTACTATCAGAAATGGATGGAAGAGCAGGCTCAGAGTCTGATTGACAAAACAA ccgCAGCATTTCAGCAAGGAAAGATACCTCCTACTCCattctctgctcctcctcctgcgGGGGCAATGATCCCACCTCCCCCCAGCCTCC CCGGTCCTCCTCGTCCAGGTATGATGCCAGCACCCCACATGGGGGGCCCTCCCATGATGCCGATGATGGGCCCGCCTCCTCCTGGGATGATGCCTGTGGGACCTG GTTCTCAGCATGGGCCTCCTGCTCACCTTTCCTACAGCTCCGAACAAACGCTTAGTG CTCCTGGAATGAGGCCGCCCATGGGAGGCCACATGCCAATGATGCCAGGGCCCCCCATGATGAGACCTCCCGCCCGTCCCATGATGGTACCCACCCGGCCAGGAATGACTCGACCAGACAGATAA
- the SNRPC gene encoding U1 small nuclear ribonucleoprotein C isoform X3 gives MPKFYCDYCDTYLTHDSPSVRKTHCSGRKHKENVKDYYQKWMEEQAQSLIDKTTAAFQQGKIPPTPFSAPPPAGAMIPPPPSLPGPPRPGMMPAPHMGGPPMMPMMGPPPPGMMPVGPAPGMRPPMGGHMPMMPGPPMMRPPARPMMVPTRPGMTRPDR, from the exons ATGCCTAA GTTTTATTGTGACTACTGCGATACATATCTCACTCATGACTCT CCATCTGTGAGAAAGACACACTGCAGTGGtaggaaacacaaagagaatgTGAAAGACTACTATCAGAAATGGATGGAAGAGCAGGCTCAGAGTCTGATTGACAAAACAA ccgCAGCATTTCAGCAAGGAAAGATACCTCCTACTCCattctctgctcctcctcctgcgGGGGCAATGATCCCACCTCCCCCCAGCCTCC CCGGTCCTCCTCGTCCAGGTATGATGCCAGCACCCCACATGGGGGGCCCTCCCATGATGCCGATGATGGGCCCGCCTCCTCCTGGGATGATGCCTGTGGGACCTG CTCCTGGAATGAGGCCGCCCATGGGAGGCCACATGCCAATGATGCCAGGGCCCCCCATGATGAGACCTCCCGCCCGTCCCATGATGGTACCCACCCGGCCAGGAATGACTCGACCAGACAGATAA
- the SNRPC gene encoding U1 small nuclear ribonucleoprotein C isoform X4 has protein sequence MPKFYCDYCDTYLTHDSPSVRKTHCSGRKHKENVKDYYQKWMEEQAQSLIDKTTAAFQQGKIPPTPFSAPPPAGAMIPPPPSLRMMPAPHMGGPPMMPMMGPPPPGMMPVGPAPGMRPPMGGHMPMMPGPPMMRPPARPMMVPTRPGMTRPDR, from the exons ATGCCTAA GTTTTATTGTGACTACTGCGATACATATCTCACTCATGACTCT CCATCTGTGAGAAAGACACACTGCAGTGGtaggaaacacaaagagaatgTGAAAGACTACTATCAGAAATGGATGGAAGAGCAGGCTCAGAGTCTGATTGACAAAACAA ccgCAGCATTTCAGCAAGGAAAGATACCTCCTACTCCattctctgctcctcctcctgcgGGGGCAATGATCCCACCTCCCCCCAGCCTCC GTATGATGCCAGCACCCCACATGGGGGGCCCTCCCATGATGCCGATGATGGGCCCGCCTCCTCCTGGGATGATGCCTGTGGGACCTG CTCCTGGAATGAGGCCGCCCATGGGAGGCCACATGCCAATGATGCCAGGGCCCCCCATGATGAGACCTCCCGCCCGTCCCATGATGGTACCCACCCGGCCAGGAATGACTCGACCAGACAGATAA
- the SNRPC gene encoding U1 small nuclear ribonucleoprotein C isoform X2, translating to MPKFYCDYCDTYLTHDSPSVRKTHCSGRKHKENVKDYYQKWMEEQAQSLIDKTTAAFQQGKIPPTPFSAPPPAGAMIPPPPSLRMMPAPHMGGPPMMPMMGPPPPGMMPVGPGSQHGPPAHLSYSSEQTLSAPGMRPPMGGHMPMMPGPPMMRPPARPMMVPTRPGMTRPDR from the exons ATGCCTAA GTTTTATTGTGACTACTGCGATACATATCTCACTCATGACTCT CCATCTGTGAGAAAGACACACTGCAGTGGtaggaaacacaaagagaatgTGAAAGACTACTATCAGAAATGGATGGAAGAGCAGGCTCAGAGTCTGATTGACAAAACAA ccgCAGCATTTCAGCAAGGAAAGATACCTCCTACTCCattctctgctcctcctcctgcgGGGGCAATGATCCCACCTCCCCCCAGCCTCC GTATGATGCCAGCACCCCACATGGGGGGCCCTCCCATGATGCCGATGATGGGCCCGCCTCCTCCTGGGATGATGCCTGTGGGACCTG GTTCTCAGCATGGGCCTCCTGCTCACCTTTCCTACAGCTCCGAACAAACGCTTAGTG CTCCTGGAATGAGGCCGCCCATGGGAGGCCACATGCCAATGATGCCAGGGCCCCCCATGATGAGACCTCCCGCCCGTCCCATGATGGTACCCACCCGGCCAGGAATGACTCGACCAGACAGATAA